The Athene noctua chromosome 13, bAthNoc1.hap1.1, whole genome shotgun sequence genome has a segment encoding these proteins:
- the TPM1 gene encoding tropomyosin alpha-1 chain isoform X5 produces the protein MDAIKKKMQMLKLDKENALDRAEQAEADKKAAEERSKQLEDDIVQLEKQLHVTEDARDQVLEELHKSEDSLLSAEENAAKLEDELVALQKKLKGTEDELDKYSESLKDAQEKLELADKKATDAESEVASLNRRIQLVEEELDRAQERLATALQKLEEAEKAADESERGMKVIENRAQKDEEKMEIQEIQLKEAKHIAEEADRKYEEVARKLVIIESDLERAEERAELSESKCAELEEELKTVTNNLKSLEAQAEKYSQKEDKYEEEIKVLTDKLKEAETRAEFAERSVTKLEKSIDDLEEKVAHAKEENLSMHQMLDQTLLELNNM, from the exons ATGGATGCCATCAAGAAGAAGATGCAGATGCTGAAGCTGGACAAGGAGAACGCCCTGGACAGAGCCGAGCAAGCCGAAGCGGACAAGAAGGCAGCGGAGGAGAGAAGCAAGCAG TTAGAGGATGACATTGTGCAATTGGAAAAGCAATTGCATGTGACGGAGGATGCAAGGGACCAAGTGCTGGAAGAGCTACACAAGTCTGAGGATAGCCTCCTCTCCGCAGAGGAGAATGCTGCCAAG CTGGAGGACGAGCTGGTGGCTCTACAAAAGAAGCTGAAGGGCACTGAGGATGAGCTGGACAAATACTCCGAGTCCCTTAAAGATGCACAGGAAAAGTTGGAACTGGCTGACAAAAAGGCCACAGAT GCTGAGAGTGAAGTAGCTTCTCTGAACAGACGCATCCAGCTGGTTGAGGAAGAGTTGGATCGGGCTCAGGAGCGTTTGGCTACTGCCCTTcagaagctggaggaggcagagaaggCTGCAGATGAGAGTGAAAG AGGAATGAAGGTCATTGAAAATAGAGCCCAGAAGGATGAAGAGAAGATGGAAATCCAAGAGATCCAGCTTAAAGAAGCTAAGCACATTGCTGAAGAGGCTGACCGCAAGTATGAAGAG GTGGCTCGTAAGCTTGTGATCATTGAGAGTGACCTGGAGCGGGCTGAGGAACGTGCTGAACTATCAGAAAG CAAATGTGCTGAGCTTGAAGAGGAGTTGAAAACTGTGACCAACAACCTGAAGTCGCTGGAGGCTCAGGCTGAGAAG TACTCGCAGAAAGAAGACAAATATGAAGAAGAGATTAAAGTCCTGACTGACAAACTGAAGGAG GCTGAGACCCGTGCTGAATTTGCTGAGAGGTCAGTAACCAAGCTGGAGAAGAGCATTGATGACCTAGAAG AGAAAGTGGCGCATGCCAAAGAAGAAAACCTTAGTATGCATCAGATGCTGGATCAAACTTTACTGGAGTTAAACAACATGTGA
- the TPM1 gene encoding tropomyosin alpha-1 chain isoform X22, whose protein sequence is MDAIKKKMQMLKLDKENALDRAEQAEADKKAAEERSKQLEDELVALQKKLKGTEDELDKYSESLKDAQEKLELADKKATDAESEVASLNRRIQLVEEELDRAQERLATALQKLEEAEKAADESERGMKVIENRAQKDEEKMEIQEIQLKEAKHIAEEADRKYEEVARKLVIIESDLERAEERAELSESQVRQLEEQLRIMDQTLKALMAAEDKYSQKEDKYEEEIKVLTDKLKEAETRAEFAERSVTKLEKSIDDLEDQLYQQLEQNSRLTNELKLALNED, encoded by the exons ATGGATGCCATCAAGAAGAAGATGCAGATGCTGAAGCTGGACAAGGAGAACGCCCTGGACAGAGCCGAGCAAGCCGAAGCGGACAAGAAGGCAGCGGAGGAGAGAAGCAAGCAG CTGGAGGACGAGCTGGTGGCTCTACAAAAGAAGCTGAAGGGCACTGAGGATGAGCTGGACAAATACTCCGAGTCCCTTAAAGATGCACAGGAAAAGTTGGAACTGGCTGACAAAAAGGCCACAGAT GCTGAGAGTGAAGTAGCTTCTCTGAACAGACGCATCCAGCTGGTTGAGGAAGAGTTGGATCGGGCTCAGGAGCGTTTGGCTACTGCCCTTcagaagctggaggaggcagagaaggCTGCAGATGAGAGTGAAAG AGGAATGAAGGTCATTGAAAATAGAGCCCAGAAGGATGAAGAGAAGATGGAAATCCAAGAGATCCAGCTTAAAGAAGCTAAGCACATTGCTGAAGAGGCTGACCGCAAGTATGAAGAG GTGGCTCGTAAGCTTGTGATCATTGAGAGTGACCTGGAGCGGGCTGAGGAACGTGCTGAACTATCAGAAAG CCAAGTCCGACAGCTGGAAGAACAGTTAAGAATAATGGATCAAACCTTGAAAGCATTAATGGCTGCAGAGGATAAG TACTCGCAGAAAGAAGACAAATATGAAGAAGAGATTAAAGTCCTGACTGACAAACTGAAGGAG GCTGAGACCCGTGCTGAATTTGCTGAGAGGTCAGTAACCAAGCTGGAGAAGAGCATTGATGACCTAGAAG ACCAACTCTACCAGCAACTTGAGCAAAACAGTCGCCTAACTAATGAACTAAAGCTGGCATTGAATGAGGATTAA
- the TPM1 gene encoding tropomyosin alpha-1 chain isoform X2, whose amino-acid sequence MDAIKKKMQMLKLDKENALDRAEQAEADKKAAEERSKQLEDELVALQKKLKGTEDELDKYSESLKDAQEKLELADKKATDAESEVASLNRRIQLVEEELDRAQERLATALQKLEEAEKAADESERGMKVIENRAQKDEEKMEIQEIQLKEAKHIAEEADRKYEEVARKLVIIESDLERAEERAELSESKCAELEEELKTVTNNLKSLEAQAEKYSQKEDKYEEEIKVLTDKLKEAETRAEFAERSVTKLEKSIDDLEDNFLCFTPPKTSSSGWIKHLSKLWMFHGFIVLSSSLVDSVPLAPVSEHALFVLCCTETLHLSM is encoded by the exons ATGGATGCCATCAAGAAGAAGATGCAGATGCTGAAGCTGGACAAGGAGAACGCCCTGGACAGAGCCGAGCAAGCCGAAGCGGACAAGAAGGCAGCGGAGGAGAGAAGCAAGCAG CTGGAGGACGAGCTGGTGGCTCTACAAAAGAAGCTGAAGGGCACTGAGGATGAGCTGGACAAATACTCCGAGTCCCTTAAAGATGCACAGGAAAAGTTGGAACTGGCTGACAAAAAGGCCACAGAT GCTGAGAGTGAAGTAGCTTCTCTGAACAGACGCATCCAGCTGGTTGAGGAAGAGTTGGATCGGGCTCAGGAGCGTTTGGCTACTGCCCTTcagaagctggaggaggcagagaaggCTGCAGATGAGAGTGAAAG AGGAATGAAGGTCATTGAAAATAGAGCCCAGAAGGATGAAGAGAAGATGGAAATCCAAGAGATCCAGCTTAAAGAAGCTAAGCACATTGCTGAAGAGGCTGACCGCAAGTATGAAGAG GTGGCTCGTAAGCTTGTGATCATTGAGAGTGACCTGGAGCGGGCTGAGGAACGTGCTGAACTATCAGAAAG CAAATGTGCTGAGCTTGAAGAGGAGTTGAAAACTGTGACCAACAACCTGAAGTCGCTGGAGGCTCAGGCTGAGAAG TACTCGCAGAAAGAAGACAAATATGAAGAAGAGATTAAAGTCCTGACTGACAAACTGAAGGAG GCTGAGACCCGTGCTGAATTTGCTGAGAGGTCAGTAACCAAGCTGGAGAAGAGCATTGATGACCTAGAAG ataattttctttgcttcactCCTCCAAAGACATCTTCATCGGGTTGGATAAAACATCTTTCCAAGCTTTGGATGTTTCATGGGTTCATTGTCCTGTCTTCTAGCTTAGTTGACTCTGTTCCTCTAGCACCTGTCTCAGAACATGCTCTGTTTGTGCTCTGCTGTACAGAAACTCTACATCTCTCAATGTAA
- the TPM1 gene encoding tropomyosin alpha-1 chain isoform X11, translating to MDAIKKKMQMLKLDKENALDRAEQAEADKKAAEERSKQLEDELVALQKKLKGTEDELDKYSESLKDAQEKLELADKKATDAESEVASLNRRIQLVEEELDRAQERLATALQKLEEAEKAADESERGMKVIENRAQKDEEKMEIQEIQLKEAKHIAEEADRKYEEVARKLVIIESDLERAEERAELSESKCAELEEELKTVTNNLKSLEAQAEKYSQKEDKYEEEIKVLTDKLKEAETRAEFAERSVTKLEKSIDDLEDELYAQKLKYKAISEELDHALNDMTSM from the exons ATGGATGCCATCAAGAAGAAGATGCAGATGCTGAAGCTGGACAAGGAGAACGCCCTGGACAGAGCCGAGCAAGCCGAAGCGGACAAGAAGGCAGCGGAGGAGAGAAGCAAGCAG CTGGAGGACGAGCTGGTGGCTCTACAAAAGAAGCTGAAGGGCACTGAGGATGAGCTGGACAAATACTCCGAGTCCCTTAAAGATGCACAGGAAAAGTTGGAACTGGCTGACAAAAAGGCCACAGAT GCTGAGAGTGAAGTAGCTTCTCTGAACAGACGCATCCAGCTGGTTGAGGAAGAGTTGGATCGGGCTCAGGAGCGTTTGGCTACTGCCCTTcagaagctggaggaggcagagaaggCTGCAGATGAGAGTGAAAG AGGAATGAAGGTCATTGAAAATAGAGCCCAGAAGGATGAAGAGAAGATGGAAATCCAAGAGATCCAGCTTAAAGAAGCTAAGCACATTGCTGAAGAGGCTGACCGCAAGTATGAAGAG GTGGCTCGTAAGCTTGTGATCATTGAGAGTGACCTGGAGCGGGCTGAGGAACGTGCTGAACTATCAGAAAG CAAATGTGCTGAGCTTGAAGAGGAGTTGAAAACTGTGACCAACAACCTGAAGTCGCTGGAGGCTCAGGCTGAGAAG TACTCGCAGAAAGAAGACAAATATGAAGAAGAGATTAAAGTCCTGACTGACAAACTGAAGGAG GCTGAGACCCGTGCTGAATTTGCTGAGAGGTCAGTAACCAAGCTGGAGAAGAGCATTGATGACCTAGAAG ATGAGCTATATGCTCAGAAACTGAAGTACAAAGCCATCAGTGAGGAGCTGGACCACGCTCTCAACGATATGACTTCCATGTAA
- the TPM1 gene encoding tropomyosin alpha-1 chain isoform X13 gives MDAIKKKMQMLKLDKENALDRAEQAEADKKAAEERSKQLEDDIVQLEKQLHVTEDARDQVLEELHKSEDSLLSAEENAAKAESEVASLNRRIQLVEEELDRAQERLATALQKLEEAEKAADESERGMKVIENRAQKDEEKMEIQEIQLKEAKHIAEEADRKYEEVARKLVIIESDLERAEERAELSESKCAELEEELKTVTNNLKSLEAQAEKYSQKEDKYEEEIKVLTDKLKEAETRAEFAERSVTKLEKSIDDLEEKVAHAKEENLSMHQMLDQTLLELNNM, from the exons ATGGATGCCATCAAGAAGAAGATGCAGATGCTGAAGCTGGACAAGGAGAACGCCCTGGACAGAGCCGAGCAAGCCGAAGCGGACAAGAAGGCAGCGGAGGAGAGAAGCAAGCAG TTAGAGGATGACATTGTGCAATTGGAAAAGCAATTGCATGTGACGGAGGATGCAAGGGACCAAGTGCTGGAAGAGCTACACAAGTCTGAGGATAGCCTCCTCTCCGCAGAGGAGAATGCTGCCAAG GCTGAGAGTGAAGTAGCTTCTCTGAACAGACGCATCCAGCTGGTTGAGGAAGAGTTGGATCGGGCTCAGGAGCGTTTGGCTACTGCCCTTcagaagctggaggaggcagagaaggCTGCAGATGAGAGTGAAAG AGGAATGAAGGTCATTGAAAATAGAGCCCAGAAGGATGAAGAGAAGATGGAAATCCAAGAGATCCAGCTTAAAGAAGCTAAGCACATTGCTGAAGAGGCTGACCGCAAGTATGAAGAG GTGGCTCGTAAGCTTGTGATCATTGAGAGTGACCTGGAGCGGGCTGAGGAACGTGCTGAACTATCAGAAAG CAAATGTGCTGAGCTTGAAGAGGAGTTGAAAACTGTGACCAACAACCTGAAGTCGCTGGAGGCTCAGGCTGAGAAG TACTCGCAGAAAGAAGACAAATATGAAGAAGAGATTAAAGTCCTGACTGACAAACTGAAGGAG GCTGAGACCCGTGCTGAATTTGCTGAGAGGTCAGTAACCAAGCTGGAGAAGAGCATTGATGACCTAGAAG AGAAAGTGGCGCATGCCAAAGAAGAAAACCTTAGTATGCATCAGATGCTGGATCAAACTTTACTGGAGTTAAACAACATGTGA
- the TPM1 gene encoding tropomyosin alpha-1 chain isoform X18, with protein sequence MDAIKKKMQMLKLDKENALDRAEQAEADKKAAEERSKQLEDELVALQKKLKGTEDELDKYSESLKDAQEKLELADKKATDAESEVASLNRRIQLVEEELDRAQERLATALQKLEEAEKAADESERGMKVIENRAQKDEEKMEIQEIQLKEAKHIAEEADRKYEEVARKLVIIESDLERAEERAELSESQVRQLEEQLRIMDQTLKALMAAEDKYSQKEDKYEEEIKVLTDKLKEAETRAEFAERSVTKLEKSIDDLEDELYAQKLKYKAISEELDHALNDMTSM encoded by the exons ATGGATGCCATCAAGAAGAAGATGCAGATGCTGAAGCTGGACAAGGAGAACGCCCTGGACAGAGCCGAGCAAGCCGAAGCGGACAAGAAGGCAGCGGAGGAGAGAAGCAAGCAG CTGGAGGACGAGCTGGTGGCTCTACAAAAGAAGCTGAAGGGCACTGAGGATGAGCTGGACAAATACTCCGAGTCCCTTAAAGATGCACAGGAAAAGTTGGAACTGGCTGACAAAAAGGCCACAGAT GCTGAGAGTGAAGTAGCTTCTCTGAACAGACGCATCCAGCTGGTTGAGGAAGAGTTGGATCGGGCTCAGGAGCGTTTGGCTACTGCCCTTcagaagctggaggaggcagagaaggCTGCAGATGAGAGTGAAAG AGGAATGAAGGTCATTGAAAATAGAGCCCAGAAGGATGAAGAGAAGATGGAAATCCAAGAGATCCAGCTTAAAGAAGCTAAGCACATTGCTGAAGAGGCTGACCGCAAGTATGAAGAG GTGGCTCGTAAGCTTGTGATCATTGAGAGTGACCTGGAGCGGGCTGAGGAACGTGCTGAACTATCAGAAAG CCAAGTCCGACAGCTGGAAGAACAGTTAAGAATAATGGATCAAACCTTGAAAGCATTAATGGCTGCAGAGGATAAG TACTCGCAGAAAGAAGACAAATATGAAGAAGAGATTAAAGTCCTGACTGACAAACTGAAGGAG GCTGAGACCCGTGCTGAATTTGCTGAGAGGTCAGTAACCAAGCTGGAGAAGAGCATTGATGACCTAGAAG ATGAGCTATATGCTCAGAAACTGAAGTACAAAGCCATCAGTGAGGAGCTGGACCACGCTCTCAACGATATGACTTCCATGTAA
- the TPM1 gene encoding tropomyosin alpha-1 chain isoform X1 — protein sequence MDAIKKKMQMLKLDKENALDRAEQAEADKKAAEERSKQLEDDIVQLEKQLHVTEDARDQVLEELHKSEDSLLSAEENAAKVSCPCRKQRESNCLLLSLSVRLSFSVSSALALLPLHDHVACCTFSCPPSPLHHFPPISQLEDELVALQKKLKGTEDELDKYSESLKDAQEKLELADKKATDAESEVASLNRRIQLVEEELDRAQERLATALQKLEEAEKAADESERGMKVIENRAQKDEEKMEIQEIQLKEAKHIAEEADRKYEEVARKLVIIESDLERAEERAELSESKCAELEEELKTVTNNLKSLEAQAEKYSQKEDKYEEEIKVLTDKLKEAETRAEFAERSVTKLEKSIDDLEEKVAHAKEENLSMHQMLDQTLLELNNM from the exons ATGGATGCCATCAAGAAGAAGATGCAGATGCTGAAGCTGGACAAGGAGAACGCCCTGGACAGAGCCGAGCAAGCCGAAGCGGACAAGAAGGCAGCGGAGGAGAGAAGCAAGCAG TTAGAGGATGACATTGTGCAATTGGAAAAGCAATTGCATGTGACGGAGGATGCAAGGGACCAAGTGCTGGAAGAGCTACACAAGTCTGAGGATAGCCTCCTCTCCGCAGAGGAGAATGCTGCCAAGGTATCGTGCCCTTGCCGCAAGCAAAGAGAATCTAActgtctccttctctctctctctgtccgtctgtccttttctgtctcttctgcacTTGCACTTCTCCCTTTGCACGATCACGTTGCCTGCTGCACCTTTTCCTGCCCGCCCTCCCCTCTGCACCACTTTCCACCCATATCACAGCTGGAGGACGAGCTGGTGGCTCTACAAAAGAAGCTGAAGGGCACTGAGGATGAGCTGGACAAATACTCCGAGTCCCTTAAAGATGCACAGGAAAAGTTGGAACTGGCTGACAAAAAGGCCACAGAT GCTGAGAGTGAAGTAGCTTCTCTGAACAGACGCATCCAGCTGGTTGAGGAAGAGTTGGATCGGGCTCAGGAGCGTTTGGCTACTGCCCTTcagaagctggaggaggcagagaaggCTGCAGATGAGAGTGAAAG AGGAATGAAGGTCATTGAAAATAGAGCCCAGAAGGATGAAGAGAAGATGGAAATCCAAGAGATCCAGCTTAAAGAAGCTAAGCACATTGCTGAAGAGGCTGACCGCAAGTATGAAGAG GTGGCTCGTAAGCTTGTGATCATTGAGAGTGACCTGGAGCGGGCTGAGGAACGTGCTGAACTATCAGAAAG CAAATGTGCTGAGCTTGAAGAGGAGTTGAAAACTGTGACCAACAACCTGAAGTCGCTGGAGGCTCAGGCTGAGAAG TACTCGCAGAAAGAAGACAAATATGAAGAAGAGATTAAAGTCCTGACTGACAAACTGAAGGAG GCTGAGACCCGTGCTGAATTTGCTGAGAGGTCAGTAACCAAGCTGGAGAAGAGCATTGATGACCTAGAAG AGAAAGTGGCGCATGCCAAAGAAGAAAACCTTAGTATGCATCAGATGCTGGATCAAACTTTACTGGAGTTAAACAACATGTGA
- the TPM1 gene encoding tropomyosin alpha-1 chain isoform X17 yields MDAIKKKMQMLKLDKENALDRAEQAEADKKAAEERSKQLEDDIVQLEKQLHVTEDARDQVLEELHKSEDSLLSAEENAAKAESEVASLNRRIQLVEEELDRAQERLATALQKLEEAEKAADESERGMKVIENRAQKDEEKMEIQEIQLKEAKHIAEEADRKYEEVARKLVIIESDLERAEERAELSESQVRQLEEQLRIMDQTLKALMAAEDKYSQKEDKYEEEIKVLTDKLKEAETRAEFAERSVTKLEKSIDDLEEKVAHAKEENLSMHQMLDQTLLELNNM; encoded by the exons ATGGATGCCATCAAGAAGAAGATGCAGATGCTGAAGCTGGACAAGGAGAACGCCCTGGACAGAGCCGAGCAAGCCGAAGCGGACAAGAAGGCAGCGGAGGAGAGAAGCAAGCAG TTAGAGGATGACATTGTGCAATTGGAAAAGCAATTGCATGTGACGGAGGATGCAAGGGACCAAGTGCTGGAAGAGCTACACAAGTCTGAGGATAGCCTCCTCTCCGCAGAGGAGAATGCTGCCAAG GCTGAGAGTGAAGTAGCTTCTCTGAACAGACGCATCCAGCTGGTTGAGGAAGAGTTGGATCGGGCTCAGGAGCGTTTGGCTACTGCCCTTcagaagctggaggaggcagagaaggCTGCAGATGAGAGTGAAAG AGGAATGAAGGTCATTGAAAATAGAGCCCAGAAGGATGAAGAGAAGATGGAAATCCAAGAGATCCAGCTTAAAGAAGCTAAGCACATTGCTGAAGAGGCTGACCGCAAGTATGAAGAG GTGGCTCGTAAGCTTGTGATCATTGAGAGTGACCTGGAGCGGGCTGAGGAACGTGCTGAACTATCAGAAAG CCAAGTCCGACAGCTGGAAGAACAGTTAAGAATAATGGATCAAACCTTGAAAGCATTAATGGCTGCAGAGGATAAG TACTCGCAGAAAGAAGACAAATATGAAGAAGAGATTAAAGTCCTGACTGACAAACTGAAGGAG GCTGAGACCCGTGCTGAATTTGCTGAGAGGTCAGTAACCAAGCTGGAGAAGAGCATTGATGACCTAGAAG AGAAAGTGGCGCATGCCAAAGAAGAAAACCTTAGTATGCATCAGATGCTGGATCAAACTTTACTGGAGTTAAACAACATGTGA
- the TPM1 gene encoding tropomyosin alpha-1 chain isoform X8, which yields MDAIKKKMQMLKLDKENALDRAEQAEADKKAAEERSKQLEDELVALQKKLKGTEDELDKYSESLKDAQEKLELADKKATDAESEVASLNRRIQLVEEELDRAQERLATALQKLEEAEKAADESERGMKVIENRAQKDEEKMEIQEIQLKEAKHIAEEADRKYEEVARKLVIIESDLERAEERAELSESQVRQLEEQLRIMDQTLKALMAAEDKYSQKEDKYEEEIKVLTDKLKEAETRAEFAERSVTKLEKSIDDLEDELYAQKLKYKAISEELDHALNDMTSIESGACQRRKP from the exons ATGGATGCCATCAAGAAGAAGATGCAGATGCTGAAGCTGGACAAGGAGAACGCCCTGGACAGAGCCGAGCAAGCCGAAGCGGACAAGAAGGCAGCGGAGGAGAGAAGCAAGCAG CTGGAGGACGAGCTGGTGGCTCTACAAAAGAAGCTGAAGGGCACTGAGGATGAGCTGGACAAATACTCCGAGTCCCTTAAAGATGCACAGGAAAAGTTGGAACTGGCTGACAAAAAGGCCACAGAT GCTGAGAGTGAAGTAGCTTCTCTGAACAGACGCATCCAGCTGGTTGAGGAAGAGTTGGATCGGGCTCAGGAGCGTTTGGCTACTGCCCTTcagaagctggaggaggcagagaaggCTGCAGATGAGAGTGAAAG AGGAATGAAGGTCATTGAAAATAGAGCCCAGAAGGATGAAGAGAAGATGGAAATCCAAGAGATCCAGCTTAAAGAAGCTAAGCACATTGCTGAAGAGGCTGACCGCAAGTATGAAGAG GTGGCTCGTAAGCTTGTGATCATTGAGAGTGACCTGGAGCGGGCTGAGGAACGTGCTGAACTATCAGAAAG CCAAGTCCGACAGCTGGAAGAACAGTTAAGAATAATGGATCAAACCTTGAAAGCATTAATGGCTGCAGAGGATAAG TACTCGCAGAAAGAAGACAAATATGAAGAAGAGATTAAAGTCCTGACTGACAAACTGAAGGAG GCTGAGACCCGTGCTGAATTTGCTGAGAGGTCAGTAACCAAGCTGGAGAAGAGCATTGATGACCTAGAAG ATGAGCTATATGCTCAGAAACTGAAGTACAAAGCCATCAGTGAGGAGCTGGACCACGCTCTCAACGATATGACTTCCAT AGAAAGTGGCGCATGCCAAAGAAGAAAACCTTAG
- the TPM1 gene encoding tropomyosin alpha-1 chain isoform X12, whose protein sequence is MDAIKKKMQMLKLDKENALDRAEQAEADKKAAEERSKQLEDELVALQKKLKGTEDELDKYSESLKDAQEKLELADKKATDAESEVASLNRRIQLVEEELDRAQERLATALQKLEEAEKAADESERGMKVIENRAQKDEEKMEIQEIQLKEAKHIAEEADRKYEEVARKLVIIESDLERAEERAELSESKCAELEEELKTVTNNLKSLEAQAEKYSQKEDKYEEEIKVLTDKLKEAETRAEFAERSVTKLEKSIDDLEDELYAQKLKYKAISEELDHALNDMTSI, encoded by the exons ATGGATGCCATCAAGAAGAAGATGCAGATGCTGAAGCTGGACAAGGAGAACGCCCTGGACAGAGCCGAGCAAGCCGAAGCGGACAAGAAGGCAGCGGAGGAGAGAAGCAAGCAG CTGGAGGACGAGCTGGTGGCTCTACAAAAGAAGCTGAAGGGCACTGAGGATGAGCTGGACAAATACTCCGAGTCCCTTAAAGATGCACAGGAAAAGTTGGAACTGGCTGACAAAAAGGCCACAGAT GCTGAGAGTGAAGTAGCTTCTCTGAACAGACGCATCCAGCTGGTTGAGGAAGAGTTGGATCGGGCTCAGGAGCGTTTGGCTACTGCCCTTcagaagctggaggaggcagagaaggCTGCAGATGAGAGTGAAAG AGGAATGAAGGTCATTGAAAATAGAGCCCAGAAGGATGAAGAGAAGATGGAAATCCAAGAGATCCAGCTTAAAGAAGCTAAGCACATTGCTGAAGAGGCTGACCGCAAGTATGAAGAG GTGGCTCGTAAGCTTGTGATCATTGAGAGTGACCTGGAGCGGGCTGAGGAACGTGCTGAACTATCAGAAAG CAAATGTGCTGAGCTTGAAGAGGAGTTGAAAACTGTGACCAACAACCTGAAGTCGCTGGAGGCTCAGGCTGAGAAG TACTCGCAGAAAGAAGACAAATATGAAGAAGAGATTAAAGTCCTGACTGACAAACTGAAGGAG GCTGAGACCCGTGCTGAATTTGCTGAGAGGTCAGTAACCAAGCTGGAGAAGAGCATTGATGACCTAGAAG ATGAGCTATATGCTCAGAAACTGAAGTACAAAGCCATCAGTGAGGAGCTGGACCACGCTCTCAACGATATGACTTCCAT ataa
- the TPM1 gene encoding tropomyosin alpha-1 chain isoform X15, translated as MDAIKKKMQMLKLDKENALDRAEQAEADKKAAEERSKQLEDELVALQKKLKGTEDELDKYSESLKDAQEKLELADKKATDAESEVASLNRRIQLVEEELDRAQERLATALQKLEEAEKAADESERGMKVIENRAQKDEEKMEIQEIQLKEAKHIAEEADRKYEEVARKLVIIESDLERAEERAELSESQVRQLEEQLRIMDQTLKALMAAEDKYSQKEDKYEEEIKVLTDKLKEAETRAEFAERSVTKLEKSIDDLEEKVAHAKEENLSMHQMLDQTLLELNNM; from the exons ATGGATGCCATCAAGAAGAAGATGCAGATGCTGAAGCTGGACAAGGAGAACGCCCTGGACAGAGCCGAGCAAGCCGAAGCGGACAAGAAGGCAGCGGAGGAGAGAAGCAAGCAG CTGGAGGACGAGCTGGTGGCTCTACAAAAGAAGCTGAAGGGCACTGAGGATGAGCTGGACAAATACTCCGAGTCCCTTAAAGATGCACAGGAAAAGTTGGAACTGGCTGACAAAAAGGCCACAGAT GCTGAGAGTGAAGTAGCTTCTCTGAACAGACGCATCCAGCTGGTTGAGGAAGAGTTGGATCGGGCTCAGGAGCGTTTGGCTACTGCCCTTcagaagctggaggaggcagagaaggCTGCAGATGAGAGTGAAAG AGGAATGAAGGTCATTGAAAATAGAGCCCAGAAGGATGAAGAGAAGATGGAAATCCAAGAGATCCAGCTTAAAGAAGCTAAGCACATTGCTGAAGAGGCTGACCGCAAGTATGAAGAG GTGGCTCGTAAGCTTGTGATCATTGAGAGTGACCTGGAGCGGGCTGAGGAACGTGCTGAACTATCAGAAAG CCAAGTCCGACAGCTGGAAGAACAGTTAAGAATAATGGATCAAACCTTGAAAGCATTAATGGCTGCAGAGGATAAG TACTCGCAGAAAGAAGACAAATATGAAGAAGAGATTAAAGTCCTGACTGACAAACTGAAGGAG GCTGAGACCCGTGCTGAATTTGCTGAGAGGTCAGTAACCAAGCTGGAGAAGAGCATTGATGACCTAGAAG AGAAAGTGGCGCATGCCAAAGAAGAAAACCTTAGTATGCATCAGATGCTGGATCAAACTTTACTGGAGTTAAACAACATGTGA